The Ziziphus jujuba cultivar Dongzao chromosome 5, ASM3175591v1 genome segment ATATATGTTAGCAATTCAAAACACCAACTCCAACACTtttactattaatattatttatcaaaaactcAAAAACATTTCAATTCATCTTCAATCTTCTCAATCCTACCGTGTTTCtgtaaattaaaagaaaaggcctattttaattttgaaagaagtattcacattttaaaaactatttatctgaaataatatgtattttgaTAAACATATGAAATAATATGTTGAGTGTCGGTTTTTGGTACtttttcaacccaaaaaaaaaaaaaatagaataaacgTGGTGTACTTTATTGTAAATTCATTTGTTTTGTGTATGAATAATTGCTAATAAAAGCTTTGATAATCTGTCTTtggaataaatttaaatgttaaTGGGTCTTGGAATATCGTAAGAAATGAAATGATCCCTTGCTTGATTCGAAGGTGATTATCTTTCACCTTCTCTCTTTTTATTAGTCTCTCTGTAATTATAATAAGGACAATACTAGACAAGAATCCACTTACAGAATTAGAATACAGCGTAAAGAATACAGATGAATAATTCGGTCATGAATATAGCTGAGAGAGCTGAAATCAAATGGTCATTgaataatttggtaaaatattaaTCCAATCCGACTCCTCTGTACTGTACAGCTTAACATTTTGGTCGTTTATTTGAAAAACTGACGagcaaatatcatattttcacaTTGGCACACAAGTATTCTTCTCAATTTGGACATTTTGGTCGTTTATTTGAAAAACTAACGagcaaatatcatattttcacaTTGGCACACAAGTATTCTTCTCAATTTGGGTGGGGGCGGCGGCTAAGTCTGCATGGATGAAATAGCGGAAAGTGGAACTCTGTGGTAACCAATGGATGCCCTTGTCGAGCCTTCTGTTGATACAGTTTCTCATCCATTTCTTCTGAACTTGTGAGGACACACTATCAATTACTATCTCCAACAGCCCCTGCACGCTTAGTGACATGTCCTTTGCAAAATAGTACAATACTTTTGGCAGCAAAAGCTTCGTCTCCTTGTGAACGTATACACTGCCTTGTATGAACTCTTCTTTAGCAATCTTAAGGTCCTCAAATATGTTCTTTGCTGTGTATGCTCGaacctgtatatatatatatatatatgtattcatatTCAATACACACGTAGTTTTTACCCCTTTCAGACAATACCACATTGCAAATGCATTAATTAAAAACATCTACAAAACTAAGCATGatattcatattcatattcatattcataattattgatCCTGATCCATACCGCAGGGTCAGAAGATGCTCCTGAACATAATGTAAAATGCACCAGTGGCTCAGGGTATTCCAATGTGTAGGCGTGTCTTCCACTCCCTCCAACCTTCCACTTCCTTCCTGGAAACAGCGTTTGCAGCCACTGCAATATTCACATCATACTGAGACACTTGAGAGAGCTTTCTGTGGGAGTCAGTCATAAAATGAATCTCTTACTAGAGATTGAGTCTTCCATTCCATCACAATTCCcgattttttaaagtcttttagtTGATAATTGCATACTTCCCTCGTCCTAGCTAAGTTTCCCCTCTCATTGTAACAACCTCAGCATATTTTTTCACTCTATGCCCCCACAAGCGTCATGAAACCATAGCAAAGAAAACACAGTACAGAAATTTATACGAGCCTCAATGTATGTATCATTAACATACATATTACAAACATCAATATTAAATGCATGGAAGAAGAATGAAATTGCACAAAGCATACTGGTGATGAATGGTGCGGTTGAATCCCCAAAATCGAGCTCTGTATGACATAAGCATTTACACAATGCCCACCTACATTATATGCTGCCTGAAAAagagattaaaaagaaaattgcacCATCTTCTGCATAAGATTTTATGATTCATGAATAACAACACTTTatggcacttttttttttttttttttttacctttaacACAGACGCACTTCTCACACGTTGATGACGAGTCCCATATGCCAAGTATGCCtgcaaaaagaattttataagctCTGTCAGATGGATTAAAACTAAGGCCGCTTGAGCTTTATAAAAGAACCATCGTCAACTGGATCAATTACTTATGAAGACAATCAATGTATTAAAGTTTATGCCGTTCAGAACCAACTCTGAGGCTTCAATGCATGATAGGAAGATTTACTTGGAGATTTATTATGCCAAACTGACAAAATGGCCAACCGCAATCACAGCTCGATGGAGCACCTTGAAGCATTTTTATCCGTTTGTGTGCCATTATAATTTAGATGAGAAATCACTTCCAAGGGATTGGAAGTGATTTCTAATAAGTAATAACAGCGACCCTATTGTTTTACAATGTTCTGCTTATGAAACAGTCCTTTTTGAAGTTTTCATGACTAGCTTgacatttctttgaaaaataacatGATAGGAAATTGAATGAATCCATACATGCATCACTAGGGCGTTGTGAATATTGATCCAAAACGCAAGCTTCTCCTCACGCTTCATCTTCCTTGGGTCAACCTTCTCAAGCTTTCGAACCAATGACCTATTAAACAAAGaatcaaaaataaatagttttgaCAGAATACATAATTTTCGGGCTTTCAGCAAACTCTCGAAAATCACCCCCACCACCCACACCCCGCCACACACCCCCCTCTCCATCCCCCCCTcctcccccctctctctcttcctttatTTGAAAGTTGGAAGATTGAACTAAGATGGACCTAAAATAAAGCTAATGCATATACTTTTATCATATAACAAAGCATGCTAGCTGCACTACATTAGAAATAtgtaaacaccaaaaaaaaataaaaaaaaaattataaactactTCTGCGGTGTAGGTCCACCTGAAATTTTGTAGCATTATAGCAGCGTAATTGAAATTATCATCTTCCAAACGTATCTTTAGAACTTCTATCAGAGCGGCATATGGTCTATTATCTTCTTTTGACCCTTGAAGATTCACAGTAGTATCCTCACTGCAATGTGGACTCCAACTATCACAAGGATTCTTAGAAGAAAACATACTTGATGATGACAAGGAAGAAGTGGGAGAAGTAGATAAGGCTGCATGGGTTTGAGGTGGATTAGCAAGTTTGCAGTATATGGAAGAGATGCATCTGACAATGTCTTCGGAAAGTTTATCAGGAGCATTAAGGGCATTATCAATGAGAGAAGCACCAAGATGATCAGCTAAGCTGCGATGACTTGACTTGGCTATTTTCTGGTCCTGCAAATGCTCACACGAAGGACAAATTATATCACTTTTTGTGGCGGTGGGAGATTTCATCCAAATCCAAGTGGaggttaatgttttttttttgttttttcttttttattttaccctttTAGATGCTGTTTTTAGGCTAGTGGCAGGACTTGGATTATAGGAAGCAGTCCAACCACCTGCAGGAGAAGATTGAACATGATCATGATGGAGCAAAGTACCTCTGTGCGTATGCTTCTCCTCTCTGGAACCTGCTTGACTAAATAGACGCCCTTGGAAAGCTGTTCgataaagagaaagaagatGGTGTTCCAAGTGTATGATTTCCAGCTCCAGTGCGGCAATCTCCTCCTTCAACTGTGCAGTGGACTGTTTGAGAAccccaaatgaaaatttaaatcattttgctAAACCAAAAACAGTCAAGCCACATTACTATGAAATGCTTGCAAAATTACTGCTGTCTGAAAGCAATTGGCTGAGACACTCAAGAGAGAAAATGTGAGAATATAATTTGCAAAAGAGACTTCAGACTTGTATAGCAAACAAAAACCTTTGGCGTTGGAGTTCCATTTGAAGCAACAGAGCTGATGGAACTACAAATTACTGCCTTCTCCGCATCCCAACACAAGGAAGCCTGGCTACTTGAAGTTGTATCCAACTGCGCAATCTGTGTCAAAAGTTacaatggatatatatatacatatatatatatatatatatatatatgtaaaaatattttaggaaCAAGGGATTCAGATGCCTGGATTGAATTGGAGGTGCTTTATTGGTTTTGGCCATAACTTATAGAAGTTGCAGTTCAAATAAAATGTACAAAAGTCCAGACGAGACGAATGTCCCACAAATTGAAAATGTGAATTAAATTGTGATTAACTCTCTCGAGCATCGATCTGTGGGAATGGAACAATAATGAACAATTCACTTACCGGATTATAATACGAGGACAGTCGAGGAGACATATTCAGTACGTTTTTGAGAAACACATTGTCATAAGGAGAACTGCAATTGCaaataatgaaaacaaaacaaacttaGTTTGCTAATTTTACCAGCAACTAGCCAGTACTTGTCCTAATTTTTGAGTAATTAAGAACATTATGGAAAAACCTTCGCCAACTTCTCTGTGGAGGATAAGGAAAAGAGGATGAGGATGAGGAAGAGGGAGAGCGGCAATTCCCAGCCAGCATCTTCGGATTCGGATTCTGTCTgtcaacggaaaaaaaaaaaaaaagtttatttacaAAGATGATGTTAATAGATCACAGGAAAAGTATTGGAGGGAGGAGCTTAAAGATTAAACATTCTAAGTTATTATGAAGCAAATGGGGATGAAGAGCATTACTCACTCAAAGTCAAAACCAGAAAGATGTAAAGCATTCTTCTCCTGCTCCTGCATATTTCGTCAGTTCCAgatgaagacgaagaagaagatgatgaagaaacCAAGTCAAGAAGCTGACATTGCCACCGAGAGTAAGTATGCAATGCACCTACTAGATAACAAGAATCAAACAAGCACAGCAACAAAACCAAGAGGAGGGGCCAAGAActtaaaactaaataatttttattttattttatttttttatgagttACAAAAAGAACAGAGATGGAGACCCGGCCAAGCAGAGAGTAATATGGAGTAGGTAGcctttcaattgaaaaaaagaaaaaaaaaaaaattaggcaaaggAAATAAGGAAAGAGAATTCATATATGAAACGGGCAAATGGGAaatggttgtgtgtgtgtggaacAGAACACAGACAGGGCACCAAGATGGGGGGATAGTTCAACCAAGAGCACTAAAAACTACATCAATTATGAGCCATTAAGATGGAGCAAATGCTACTTTTACTatatccaataaaattttatttaaaaataaaaaatcaaaatcagaaTAAAAACAGATACATCATTAGATTAGGTGGAGGATAGTGGAAAGTAAACCAGTTATGATTcgccaaaaattaaataaggaacCCATATCCTTCCTGGTTCCTACTCCTCCACCAGCCCCACTCCCCGCTGCGCTTATTAAAACCCCGCGTGTCTCTCCCCGACGACATACCCGTATCccttatattataatatatatatatatatatatatatggaccgGTATTTCTTCAGGGTTGAAGTTGAAACAAAATAATCgaaattgtttgtttacttATAAGCTAATTTGCTTAGTTAGTAGAACATCATTCctcaaataaataatgttggtgttggaattgatgATCCAAATTTTTATTGATCCGATCAgaaaaatttactttaaaagaaaaaatgatgttCTGATAACGGAGGGCCGAAGGCcgtcaatttttaaatttattccgTCAGTTTTGTAATTCTatttgctcctttttttttactaatttttataaataaatttttttatctttttcacttattatttttttcatcaaaaattttcaggtagATCGATATacgttttgttttattttattactgttatttttgttctacttttcgtaacaaataataataataataataataacaatataaaatagtaCAACAGCTGTATCTGCAATGAGCATTAAAGGAGGTGGGACCTTCATGTGCTAATACAGATTCAACGTACACATTTGTACATAGATTGCATCTCAAGGCACCGGCTGTTAATTGCTACTCTATCAAAATCATCACTCATTaatactttttttccttttttttttttatataagcaatatatatatatatatatatatatatattctatatttaatttaatttcaattcatactaatataatctaaattttAACACTAtctcaaattaaagaaaaacaaaaatgacaccaaatttataatacattttGAATTCTATTTAAggtttgataaacaataataaactaTTTACTCGAACTACGACTTCAATTTCAAAGTTTAAATATTTGACCTAATAAAAATCTTTCCCGCCCgatattgtaattaaaaaaaagtttgataaataatatatatatatatatatagcattagtctgcaaacaattaattaaacaaattatacaATACCAATAGAAATACATAGTTGACAAAATCATGCTGTAAGGCAGATAAAATatgtattcaaataaattagtttttttttttttcctaatatatatgtgtacgtTGCAGTGATCGGTGCTATTGTCAAGTGCCTAGCTATTGCGACAACTGATACATAAAGGAAACAACTTGATCGATCAGACTCCTATGTTTCTGAcaaagggaagaaaaggaaaacataaAAGAAGTATTCTGATGGTATGGtagttttcttctttcaaatttCGGGGGAATGGTATTATGAttgctttcatttttggttGTGAACATTTGTCCCATTAATTAGATGATATTGATGGTGTGGTTAAATAAAGAAGGACCGGCTCAGGCCCAAATTCAGCAAGAAAGCTTGTACCATCACCGCTAATCATGGGGAACGGAAAACCAGTAAATGGACTTGGATTTTATATCCCAATTTGTTGTCTTAATCCTGCCTAATCAAAAAATTGCCGCCGTCTCACTTAAAATGTTCACCTCTCTCTTCTATTGATTTCCGTCTTCTCAATGTTTGATTCCCGTTTACGGCTATTCATGGATGTAAACGAACGAAACTACCCTAAAGCATCGGATTGGAGGCTTTTCATAAgaagaaatataaatccaattagAGATCATGAAGCTgggctatgtatatatattttcattatcatattattttctttctaagaTTCATTATCTTTTTTCCTTAGAAAGATGAGATTCATTCCCAATTCTACGCAAAGATAGATCCTCCATATGACCAGTGATTTATTTTCCTGTTCTGTAAAATCCAGATTTATGTGCCTTTCTCCTTTGCACCCATAGTTTCTGTGTCCCAATTATTCACAAACACCATTCTCCACCAATCCAATTCAAACATCAATCTACAAGCCTGATGTCAAAATCCACTTTTCCAAATCATAAACCCCAATCCTCTTCTCCATAAATCAAGTTCTGGACCTGTTCAAAGTTTTAAAGATTGGCCTTCATGTTTCCAATTTGGAAAGGAACATATGTTATACAAAAAAAAGCTTGAACCAGAAGAGTAGAATTGTATCAATAAATAGATCTATGGCAAGGAGAAGACTGAATAAATTAATGGAAAAAGGTTAAAATTCTTGATGAGGTGGCAATAATTATTGGTGGGACAGGGTTTGGGATGGCAAATTAAGTGCAGAAGATCCTAGTCTCTAATCTACTACATTGGCCCTAGCTCCAACTTACGCCAtggttatatggaaattaatggAATGGAAGAGGCATTATCAGATATTAATTAACCAAAGGAAatagtaaataaacaaataaatagaaagcaCAAACTGGTTATTCATTATTGGAGGGAATCCAGCTACGTATTAATTGGAGCAATGAAGATTTTTCTATTCTATTGGATTTGGAGGTGGAGGGGATGCGACAAACCGGAATAAACTCACTCTCTCACCCACATCAGAAGTGGAGCCCCCCAGAAGTTGTTGGTAACTTAACCAACTCAACTCGATCGTGTGCATGTCCATATCCGTGGCATCTTAtccatctattttttttttttttttaatagtacttCTTCTacaaggtgtatatatatatatatatatatatatgaaagcagAGCTGTTTCCgcaaaaatttgaaataggAGACACTCTTGTCGGAGACACAATATAAAGCAATCACACCTCGCTGGATGTCACCAGCCACCATTCACACACCTACCTCTTGGAGGCTTGTTgcttgcaaaataaaaataaaatgaaaaaaaaaagtaggagGAGGGAAATAATTAGAGGTCCAGTCAACGGTCAATAGCACTCGCATGGATGAGCACTGAAGCAGGCCCTTGATGGCTCATTTTAAATATGGATACTGCAAGCAACAAACAACTGGGAAGAACAGATGCGCAGAGTGTCACAGGAAAAATGTTGTTTTGTAATTATCTTCTAGTTGTTGCCGAGCATCATGTCACTGCGACATAATGCTACCCATTGCTCAAAATTTAATTCCAtccatttctaattaattaaacacatatACAGATTAAGGTTTCCTTTATAAAATTACCATTAACCTTAAAaactaatcaatttaaaaaataagttttatatatttatcccCCGTTTATAAGCTATTTTATTTCtgacaattattaattaatttttatgaataatagtgtaatttgaacatttatacatacatatatataaatatatataaacgtgTAACTTAACTTAAATGTAACATGATTAGAATTTTGAACttgaatagcattttaaatcgGCATCCATCTcaaaagtttaattaaaattataccTAACATTATTCATgaaagttttattaattaacttatttattattgttatcataaGTGACATCTTATGAAATCTTATCACCACGACCATCTAACATATGCTTCGTGTAAGAGTCATACACTCCTCcgcattttgattgtaaataccaagccaagttcatccagggtcattagtcaagtccatggtcacttgcttggatttctagcttttgttattcgaaatagtgccattatgattcctcgcatattttgatatgtattctTGTCGGAATGAAAATGGTCCGATAAGTTctttggaggggggtggctagtcggcgagttgttgggctagaccactagcataggtgagaacttgtaatagcgtgcttgtaaacctctctgctgttctctccatcgagaccgaataaaacgaacgcatttccaattcatcgtattgttgccttgtttactgaccccttttctaacgattgtgtgattacatgctttattttattgcttgcttggtgcatgcacaatactaatatcgtgtgggTTATTTGCTTGCAAGGGACATTAACGGTTGGCTTACTACCTGCGAGGGGCGAGTAAGCACCGCACGGCCCCGTTGTACGCTTAGAGCGGTGggaccgtgacagttggtatcagagcaaggttgGGAGTCACTCGCACAAGATGCCGAAGCTGACAAACGAAATGCGGTTCGATAACATCGACCAGCAGCTCGGAGAGCTTGCTGGCGTTGTAAATGCACATATTAGAGGCCACAACTGGCAGGAGGC includes the following:
- the LOC107404549 gene encoding uncharacterized protein LOC107404549 isoform X5; its protein translation is MLAGNCRSPSSSSSSSFPYPPQRSWRSSPYDNVFLKNVLNMSPRLSSYYNPIAQLDTTSSSQASLCWDAEKAVICSSISSVASNGTPTPKSTAQLKEEIAALELEIIHLEHHLLSLYRTAFQGRLFSQAGSREEKHTHRGTLLHHDHVQSSPAGGWTASYNPSPATSLKTASKRDQKIAKSSHRSLADHLGASLIDNALNAPDKLSEDIVRCISSIYCKLANPPQTHAALSTSPTSSLSSSSMFSSKNPCDSWSPHCSEDTTVNLQGSKEDNRPYAALIEVLKIRLEDDNFNYAAIMLQNFRSLVRKLEKVDPRKMKREEKLAFWINIHNALVMHAYLAYGTRHQRVRSASVLKAAYNVGGHCVNAYVIQSSILGIQPHHSSPWLQTLFPGRKWKVGGSGRHAYTLEYPEPLVHFTLCSGASSDPAVRAYTAKNIFEDLKIAKEEFIQGSVYVHKETKLLLPKVLYYFAKDMSLSVQGLLEIVIDSVSSQVQKKWMRNCINRRLDKGIHWLPQSSTFRYFIHADLAAAPTQIEKNTCVPM
- the LOC107404549 gene encoding uncharacterized protein LOC107404549 isoform X4 is translated as MQEQEKNALHLSGFDFEQNPNPKMLAGNCRSPSSSSSSSFPYPPQRSWRSSPYDNVFLKNVLNMSPRLSSYYNPLDTTSSSQASLCWDAEKAVICSSISSVASNGTPTPKLKEEIAALELEIIHLEHHLLSLYRTAFQGRLFSQAGSREEKHTHRGTLLHHDHVQSSPAGGWTASYNPSPATSLKTASKRDQKIAKSSHRSLADHLGASLIDNALNAPDKLSEDIVRCISSIYCKLANPPQTHAALSTSPTSSLSSSSMFSSKNPCDSWSPHCSEDTTVNLQGSKEDNRPYAALIEVLKIRLEDDNFNYAAIMLQNFRSLVRKLEKVDPRKMKREEKLAFWINIHNALVMHAYLAYGTRHQRVRSASVLKAAYNVGGHCVNAYVIQSSILGIQPHHSSPWLQTLFPGRKWKVGGSGRHAYTLEYPEPLVHFTLCSGASSDPAVRAYTAKNIFEDLKIAKEEFIQGSVYVHKETKLLLPKVLYYFAKDMSLSVQGLLEIVIDSVSSQVQKKWMRNCINRRLDKGIHWLPQSSTFRYFIHADLAAAPTQIEKNTCVPM
- the LOC107404549 gene encoding uncharacterized protein LOC107404549 isoform X2 — protein: MQEQEKNALHLSGFDFEQNPNPKMLAGNCRSPSSSSSSSFPYPPQRSWRSSPYDNVFLKNVLNMSPRLSSYYNPLDTTSSSQASLCWDAEKAVICSSISSVASNGTPTPKSTAQLKEEIAALELEIIHLEHHLLSLYRTAFQGRLFSQAGSREEKHTHRGTLLHHDHVQSSPAGGWTASYNPSPATSLKTASKRDQKIAKSSHRSLADHLGASLIDNALNAPDKLSEDIVRCISSIYCKLANPPQTHAALSTSPTSSLSSSSMFSSKNPCDSWSPHCSEDTTVNLQGSKEDNRPYAALIEVLKIRLEDDNFNYAAIMLQNFRSLVRKLEKVDPRKMKREEKLAFWINIHNALVMHAYLAYGTRHQRVRSASVLKAAYNVGGHCVNAYVIQSSILGIQPHHSSPWLQTLFPGRKWKVGGSGRHAYTLEYPEPLVHFTLCSGASSDPAVRAYTAKNIFEDLKIAKEEFIQGSVYVHKETKLLLPKVLYYFAKDMSLSVQGLLEIVIDSVSSQVQKKWMRNCINRRLDKGIHWLPQSSTFRYFIHADLAAAPTQIEKNTCVPM
- the LOC107404549 gene encoding uncharacterized protein LOC107404549 isoform X3, which codes for MQEQEKNALHLSGFDFEQNPNPKMLAGNCRSPSSSSSSSFPYPPQRSWRSSPYDNVFLKNVLNMSPRLSSYYNPIAQLDTTSSSQASLCWDAEKAVICSSISSVASNGTPTPKLKEEIAALELEIIHLEHHLLSLYRTAFQGRLFSQAGSREEKHTHRGTLLHHDHVQSSPAGGWTASYNPSPATSLKTASKRDQKIAKSSHRSLADHLGASLIDNALNAPDKLSEDIVRCISSIYCKLANPPQTHAALSTSPTSSLSSSSMFSSKNPCDSWSPHCSEDTTVNLQGSKEDNRPYAALIEVLKIRLEDDNFNYAAIMLQNFRSLVRKLEKVDPRKMKREEKLAFWINIHNALVMHAYLAYGTRHQRVRSASVLKAAYNVGGHCVNAYVIQSSILGIQPHHSSPWLQTLFPGRKWKVGGSGRHAYTLEYPEPLVHFTLCSGASSDPAVRAYTAKNIFEDLKIAKEEFIQGSVYVHKETKLLLPKVLYYFAKDMSLSVQGLLEIVIDSVSSQVQKKWMRNCINRRLDKGIHWLPQSSTFRYFIHADLAAAPTQIEKNTCVPM
- the LOC107404549 gene encoding uncharacterized protein LOC107404549 isoform X1, with protein sequence MQEQEKNALHLSGFDFEQNPNPKMLAGNCRSPSSSSSSSFPYPPQRSWRSSPYDNVFLKNVLNMSPRLSSYYNPIAQLDTTSSSQASLCWDAEKAVICSSISSVASNGTPTPKSTAQLKEEIAALELEIIHLEHHLLSLYRTAFQGRLFSQAGSREEKHTHRGTLLHHDHVQSSPAGGWTASYNPSPATSLKTASKRDQKIAKSSHRSLADHLGASLIDNALNAPDKLSEDIVRCISSIYCKLANPPQTHAALSTSPTSSLSSSSMFSSKNPCDSWSPHCSEDTTVNLQGSKEDNRPYAALIEVLKIRLEDDNFNYAAIMLQNFRSLVRKLEKVDPRKMKREEKLAFWINIHNALVMHAYLAYGTRHQRVRSASVLKAAYNVGGHCVNAYVIQSSILGIQPHHSSPWLQTLFPGRKWKVGGSGRHAYTLEYPEPLVHFTLCSGASSDPAVRAYTAKNIFEDLKIAKEEFIQGSVYVHKETKLLLPKVLYYFAKDMSLSVQGLLEIVIDSVSSQVQKKWMRNCINRRLDKGIHWLPQSSTFRYFIHADLAAAPTQIEKNTCVPM